In Tursiops truncatus isolate mTurTru1 chromosome 19, mTurTru1.mat.Y, whole genome shotgun sequence, a genomic segment contains:
- the SPRED3 gene encoding sprouty-related, EVH1 domain-containing protein 3 isoform X1, giving the protein MEKKVGMGEKRWQEEERSHAGRRYMVRVRAVVMARDDSSGGWLPVGGGGLSQVSVCRVRGARPEGGARQGHYVIHGERLRDQKTTLECTLRPGLVYNKVNPIFHHWSLGDCKFGLTFQSPAEADEFQKSLLAALAALGRGSLTPSSSSSSSSSPSQDTADTPCPLTSHVDSDSSSSHSHQETPPTAAAAPIVTVESASGFGPATPPQRRRSSAQSYPPLLPFTGIPEPSEPLAGTGGLGWGGRGYEDYRRAGPPAPLALSTCVVRFAKTGALRGAALGPPTALPAPLTEAAPPAPPVRPPPGPGPAPAPTKASPEAEEAARCVHCRALFRRRADGRGGRCAEAPDPGRRLVRRLSCLWCAESLLYHCLSDAEGDFSDPCACEPGHPRPAARWAALAALSLAVPCLCCYAPLRACHWVAARCGCAGCGGRHEEAAR; this is encoded by the exons ATGGAGAAGAAGGTAGGCATGGGAGAAAAGAGAtggcaagaggaagaaagaagccaTGCTGGAAGAAG gtaCATGGTTCGGGTCCGAGCCGTGGTGATGGCCCGAGATGACTCCAGTGGGGGCTGGCTgcctgtggggggcgggggcctcAGCCAGGTGAGCGTATGTCGGGTCCGAGGGGCCAGGCCCGAGGGGGGGGCCCGCCAGGGGCACTACGTCATCCACGGGGAGCGCCTCCGGGACCAGAAA ACCACCTTGGAGTGTACCCTGCGGCCAGGCTTGGTTTACAACAAGGTGAACCCCATCTTCCATCACTGGAGCCTGGGTGACTGCAAGTTTGGGCTGACGTTTCAGAGTCCGGCAGAGGCTGATGAGTTCCAGAAGAGCCTGCTGGCAGCACTGGCTGCACTGGGTCGAG gctcgctcaccccctcctcctcctcctcctcttcctcctccccttcccaggaTACCGCAGACACTCCCTGCCCTCTGACG TCCCACGTGGACAGCGACTCCTCCTCCAGTCACAGCCACCAGGAGACGCCTCCCACCGCAGCGGCGGCCCCCATCGTCACCGTGGAGTCAGCTTCTGGCTTCGGGCCGGCCACGCCCCCCCAGCGCCGCCGCTCGTCAGCTCAG AGCTACCCTCCGCTCCTACCGTTCACGGGGATTCCGGAGCCTTCAGAACCCCTGGCCGGGAcaggggggctgggctggggcggcCGCGGCTATGAGGATTACCGGCGAGCTGGGCCACCCGCACCCCTCGCCCTATCCACCTGCGTCGTGCGCTTCGCCAAGACCGGCGCGTTGAGGGGCGCAGCCCTGGGGCCCCCcacagccctgcccgcccctctCACCGAGGCTGCGCCTCCAGCACCCCCGGTTCGCCCACCCCCGGGCCCCGGCCCGGCCCCTGCACCTACCAAGGCCTCCCCGGAGGCGGAGGAGGCGGCGCGCTGCGTGCACTGCCGCGCGCTCTTCCGCCGTCGCGCCGACGGGCGCGGCGGCCGCTGCGCCGAGGCCCCGGACCCGGGTCGCCGGCTGGTGCGCCGTCTCAGCTGCCTGTGGTGCGCCGAGAGCTTGCTCTACCACTGCCTGTCGGATGCCGAGGGCGACTTCTCGGACCCGTGCGCCTGCGAGCCGGGCCACCCGCGCCCCGCCGCGCGCTGGGCCGCGCTGGCCGCACTCTCCCTCGCCGTGCCCTGCCTCTGCTGCTACGCGCCCCTGCGCGCATGCCACTGGGTCGCAGCGCGATGCGGCTGCGCAGGCTGCGGGGGTCGCCACGAGGAGGCGGCGCGGTGA
- the SPRED3 gene encoding sprouty-related, EVH1 domain-containing protein 3 isoform X6, with amino-acid sequence MSSRRACWQHWLHWVEDTADTPCPLTSHVDSDSSSSHSHQETPPTAAAAPIVTVESASGFGPATPPQRRRSSAQSYPPLLPFTGIPEPSEPLAGTGGLGWGGRGYEDYRRAGPPAPLALSTCVVRFAKTGALRGAALGPPTALPAPLTEAAPPAPPVRPPPGPGPAPAPTKASPEAEEAARCVHCRALFRRRADGRGGRCAEAPDPGRRLVRRLSCLWCAESLLYHCLSDAEGDFSDPCACEPGHPRPAARWAALAALSLAVPCLCCYAPLRACHWVAARCGCAGCGGRHEEAAR; translated from the exons ATGAGTTCCAGAAGAGCCTGCTGGCAGCACTGGCTGCACTGGGTCGAG gaTACCGCAGACACTCCCTGCCCTCTGACG TCCCACGTGGACAGCGACTCCTCCTCCAGTCACAGCCACCAGGAGACGCCTCCCACCGCAGCGGCGGCCCCCATCGTCACCGTGGAGTCAGCTTCTGGCTTCGGGCCGGCCACGCCCCCCCAGCGCCGCCGCTCGTCAGCTCAG AGCTACCCTCCGCTCCTACCGTTCACGGGGATTCCGGAGCCTTCAGAACCCCTGGCCGGGAcaggggggctgggctggggcggcCGCGGCTATGAGGATTACCGGCGAGCTGGGCCACCCGCACCCCTCGCCCTATCCACCTGCGTCGTGCGCTTCGCCAAGACCGGCGCGTTGAGGGGCGCAGCCCTGGGGCCCCCcacagccctgcccgcccctctCACCGAGGCTGCGCCTCCAGCACCCCCGGTTCGCCCACCCCCGGGCCCCGGCCCGGCCCCTGCACCTACCAAGGCCTCCCCGGAGGCGGAGGAGGCGGCGCGCTGCGTGCACTGCCGCGCGCTCTTCCGCCGTCGCGCCGACGGGCGCGGCGGCCGCTGCGCCGAGGCCCCGGACCCGGGTCGCCGGCTGGTGCGCCGTCTCAGCTGCCTGTGGTGCGCCGAGAGCTTGCTCTACCACTGCCTGTCGGATGCCGAGGGCGACTTCTCGGACCCGTGCGCCTGCGAGCCGGGCCACCCGCGCCCCGCCGCGCGCTGGGCCGCGCTGGCCGCACTCTCCCTCGCCGTGCCCTGCCTCTGCTGCTACGCGCCCCTGCGCGCATGCCACTGGGTCGCAGCGCGATGCGGCTGCGCAGGCTGCGGGGGTCGCCACGAGGAGGCGGCGCGGTGA
- the SPRED3 gene encoding sprouty-related, EVH1 domain-containing protein 3 isoform X5, whose protein sequence is MVRVRAVVMARDDSSGGWLPVGGGGLSQTTLECTLRPGLVYNKVNPIFHHWSLGDCKFGLTFQSPAEADEFQKSLLAALAALGRGSLTPSSSSSSSSSPSQDTADTPCPLTSHVDSDSSSSHSHQETPPTAAAAPIVTVESASGFGPATPPQRRRSSAQSYPPLLPFTGIPEPSEPLAGTGGLGWGGRGYEDYRRAGPPAPLALSTCVVRFAKTGALRGAALGPPTALPAPLTEAAPPAPPVRPPPGPGPAPAPTKASPEAEEAARCVHCRALFRRRADGRGGRCAEAPDPGRRLVRRLSCLWCAESLLYHCLSDAEGDFSDPCACEPGHPRPAARWAALAALSLAVPCLCCYAPLRACHWVAARCGCAGCGGRHEEAAR, encoded by the exons ATGGTTCGGGTCCGAGCCGTGGTGATGGCCCGAGATGACTCCAGTGGGGGCTGGCTgcctgtggggggcgggggcctcAGCCAG ACCACCTTGGAGTGTACCCTGCGGCCAGGCTTGGTTTACAACAAGGTGAACCCCATCTTCCATCACTGGAGCCTGGGTGACTGCAAGTTTGGGCTGACGTTTCAGAGTCCGGCAGAGGCTGATGAGTTCCAGAAGAGCCTGCTGGCAGCACTGGCTGCACTGGGTCGAG gctcgctcaccccctcctcctcctcctcctcttcctcctccccttcccaggaTACCGCAGACACTCCCTGCCCTCTGACG TCCCACGTGGACAGCGACTCCTCCTCCAGTCACAGCCACCAGGAGACGCCTCCCACCGCAGCGGCGGCCCCCATCGTCACCGTGGAGTCAGCTTCTGGCTTCGGGCCGGCCACGCCCCCCCAGCGCCGCCGCTCGTCAGCTCAG AGCTACCCTCCGCTCCTACCGTTCACGGGGATTCCGGAGCCTTCAGAACCCCTGGCCGGGAcaggggggctgggctggggcggcCGCGGCTATGAGGATTACCGGCGAGCTGGGCCACCCGCACCCCTCGCCCTATCCACCTGCGTCGTGCGCTTCGCCAAGACCGGCGCGTTGAGGGGCGCAGCCCTGGGGCCCCCcacagccctgcccgcccctctCACCGAGGCTGCGCCTCCAGCACCCCCGGTTCGCCCACCCCCGGGCCCCGGCCCGGCCCCTGCACCTACCAAGGCCTCCCCGGAGGCGGAGGAGGCGGCGCGCTGCGTGCACTGCCGCGCGCTCTTCCGCCGTCGCGCCGACGGGCGCGGCGGCCGCTGCGCCGAGGCCCCGGACCCGGGTCGCCGGCTGGTGCGCCGTCTCAGCTGCCTGTGGTGCGCCGAGAGCTTGCTCTACCACTGCCTGTCGGATGCCGAGGGCGACTTCTCGGACCCGTGCGCCTGCGAGCCGGGCCACCCGCGCCCCGCCGCGCGCTGGGCCGCGCTGGCCGCACTCTCCCTCGCCGTGCCCTGCCTCTGCTGCTACGCGCCCCTGCGCGCATGCCACTGGGTCGCAGCGCGATGCGGCTGCGCAGGCTGCGGGGGTCGCCACGAGGAGGCGGCGCGGTGA
- the GGN gene encoding gametogenetin: MGNVQSESSAGGGSRKEQALDPSSDSRRTSLLEPKGTPSSPAMRLARGLGVWFPGSSTSPGLLVPPEPQASPSPLPLTLELPSPVTPPSEEATAAAVSTPPPSPVGTLLPAPSKWRKPTGTSVPRIRGLLEASHRSQGDPPNLRPLPPPPQQLTGEDPDPVPRAPSPTPPPLEPPLPTPSDPQPPERRSTPALATSAATPTESQARHGSEGQMTGRGAPPQAGEGEMARPVASEPGLSLLCKVTFKSGPQLSPAAASSSLAAKASLGGGGGGGLFSAASGTISYAEVLKQGPLAPGASRPSGEVPRGTHEAEGGDGDGEGCSGPPSAPASHARTLTPPSYTTFVGSKPKFDWVSPPDGPERQFRFSGAGGGVGAPRRRAVALSGPRGSPPPPPGRMHPAPRPRRPAPTLLAPPVFIFPAPTNGETVRPGPPSPQELLPPPPAPPPPPTPPPTPPPAPQPPVLQPTRLPVALPPTPSPGHLESAVAPAPAPALPLALAADRAPGPASPPAPAPTVAEPSPPAPAPVKVRTRRNRGPRAARAAPREDGAPGDGPRECTATTVTDSGGGGGGGSGAPPAGTVNSGATRHWPPFQVLKSCPFKCYCRHQPRHRRLPRNVSAWLSTPTNHLSEPPWVTTIKLAGSLVAGLEHYDLQATHSN, from the exons ATGGGAAACGTGCAGTCGGAGTCGTCCGCGGGTGGGGGCTCCCGAAAAGAGCAGGCCTTGGACCCGTCCTCCGACTCCCGCCGGACATCACTGTTGGAGCCCAAGGGGACCCCCTCCTCCCCGGCCATGCGCCTGGCTCGCGGGCTGGGCGTCTGGTTCCCTGGCAGCTCCACGTCCCCGGGCCTCCTGGTacccccagagccccaggcctcaccctcacccctgcccctgaCCTTAGAACTGCCCTCGCCAGTGACGCCCCCTTCAGAGGAGGCGACTGCGGCCGCGGTCTCCACACCACCCCCGTCCCCCGTGGGGACCCTGCTGCCCGCGCCATCTAAGTGGCGAAAACCCACAGGCACTTCGGTGCCCCGGATCCGCGGTCTGCTGGAGGCAAGCCATCGCAGCCAGGGCGACCCTCCCAACCTCcgcccgctgccgccgccgccccaGCAACTAACCGGAGAGGACCCCGACCCTGTCCCGAGGGCCCCATCCCCGACTCCGCCGCCCTTGGAGCCGCCACTACCGACACCTTCCGACCCGCAGCCCCCAGAACGCAGAAGCACTCCTGCTCTGGCCACGTCCGCCGCAACCCCTACAGAAAGCCAGGCCAGGCACGGTAGCGAGGGCCAGATGACCGGCAGAGGGGCACCTCCCCAAGCAGGCGAGGGCGAAATGGCCCGGCCTGTGGCCTCCGAGCCCGGCCTGAGCCTGTTGTGTAAAGTCACCTTCAAGTCAGGGCCCCAGCTGTCCCCTGCGGCAGCGTCGAGTTCCTTAGCGGCCAAAGCCTCTCTcgggggcggcggcggaggaggaCTCTTCTCCGCCGCCTCGGGCACCATCTCCTATGCTGAGGTCCTGAAGCAGGGACCCCTGGCTCCTGGGGCCTCTCGCCCCTCGGGAGAGGTCCCTCGGGGAACTCATGAAGCAGAAGGCGGTGATGGAGACGGCGAGGGGTGTTCTGGACCACCCTCGGCGCCTGCGTCCCACGCCCGGACCCTTACTCCTCCATCCTACACCACCTTTGTAGGCTCGAAGCCCAAATTTGACTGGGTGAGCCCCCCTGATGGCCCTGAACGCCAATTTCGCTTCAGTGGAGCTGGCGGAGGCGTCGGGGCGCCCCGACGGCGCGCAGTCGCGCTCTCAGGGCCCAGGGGCTCCCCGCCGCCTCCGCCAGGGCGGATGCATCCAGCTCCCAGGCCCCGGAGGCCCGCACCCACCTTGCTGGCGCCGCCTGTGTTCATCTTCCCGGCGCCCACCAATGGCGAGACTGTGCGCCCCGGGCCTCCCAGCCCGCAGGAgttgctgccgccgccgcccgcgccgccgccgccgcccacgCCACCACCCACGCCGCCTCCCGCGCCGCAGCCGCCAGTACTCCAGCCAACGCGGCTGCCCGTGGCGCTCCCGCCCACCCCAAGCCCTGGCCACTTGGAGTCGGCCGTGGCTCCCGCCCCGGCTCCCGCTCTGCCCCTCGCCTTGGCCGCTGACCGGGCCCCAGGCCCGGCCTCACCCCCGGCTCCAGCTCCCACCGTGGCTGAGCCATCGCCACCTGCGCCCGCGCCCGTCAAGGTCCGCACGCGCCGGAACAGGGGTCCCCGCGCAGCCCGGGCCGCTCCGCGTGAGGATGGCGCGCCTGGAGATGGTCCTCGCGAATGTACTGCAACTACTGTGACTGACAGCGGTGGTGGAGGGGGGGGTGGCAGCGGGGCTCCTCCAGCGGGGACGGTTAACTCGGGCGCCACGCGCCACTGGCCACCCTTCCAGGTGCTTAAGTCTTGTCCCTTCAAGTGTTACTGCCGCCACCAGCCACGCCATCGCCGCCTGCCACGCAACGTGTCTGCCTG GCTGAGCACACCCACCAACCACCTGAGTGAGCCACCCTGGGTCACCACCATCAAGCTGGCCGGCTCCCTGGTAGCTGGGCTGGAGCACTACGACTTGCAGGCTACCCATTCCAACTGA
- the SPRED3 gene encoding sprouty-related, EVH1 domain-containing protein 3 isoform X3, giving the protein MEKKVGMGEKRWQEEERSHAGRRYMVRVRAVVMARDDSSGGWLPVGGGGLSQTTLECTLRPGLVYNKVNPIFHHWSLGDCKFGLTFQSPAEADEFQKSLLAALAALGRGSLTPSSSSSSSSSPSQDTADTPCPLTSHVDSDSSSSHSHQETPPTAAAAPIVTVESASGFGPATPPQRRRSSAQSYPPLLPFTGIPEPSEPLAGTGGLGWGGRGYEDYRRAGPPAPLALSTCVVRFAKTGALRGAALGPPTALPAPLTEAAPPAPPVRPPPGPGPAPAPTKASPEAEEAARCVHCRALFRRRADGRGGRCAEAPDPGRRLVRRLSCLWCAESLLYHCLSDAEGDFSDPCACEPGHPRPAARWAALAALSLAVPCLCCYAPLRACHWVAARCGCAGCGGRHEEAAR; this is encoded by the exons ATGGAGAAGAAGGTAGGCATGGGAGAAAAGAGAtggcaagaggaagaaagaagccaTGCTGGAAGAAG gtaCATGGTTCGGGTCCGAGCCGTGGTGATGGCCCGAGATGACTCCAGTGGGGGCTGGCTgcctgtggggggcgggggcctcAGCCAG ACCACCTTGGAGTGTACCCTGCGGCCAGGCTTGGTTTACAACAAGGTGAACCCCATCTTCCATCACTGGAGCCTGGGTGACTGCAAGTTTGGGCTGACGTTTCAGAGTCCGGCAGAGGCTGATGAGTTCCAGAAGAGCCTGCTGGCAGCACTGGCTGCACTGGGTCGAG gctcgctcaccccctcctcctcctcctcctcttcctcctccccttcccaggaTACCGCAGACACTCCCTGCCCTCTGACG TCCCACGTGGACAGCGACTCCTCCTCCAGTCACAGCCACCAGGAGACGCCTCCCACCGCAGCGGCGGCCCCCATCGTCACCGTGGAGTCAGCTTCTGGCTTCGGGCCGGCCACGCCCCCCCAGCGCCGCCGCTCGTCAGCTCAG AGCTACCCTCCGCTCCTACCGTTCACGGGGATTCCGGAGCCTTCAGAACCCCTGGCCGGGAcaggggggctgggctggggcggcCGCGGCTATGAGGATTACCGGCGAGCTGGGCCACCCGCACCCCTCGCCCTATCCACCTGCGTCGTGCGCTTCGCCAAGACCGGCGCGTTGAGGGGCGCAGCCCTGGGGCCCCCcacagccctgcccgcccctctCACCGAGGCTGCGCCTCCAGCACCCCCGGTTCGCCCACCCCCGGGCCCCGGCCCGGCCCCTGCACCTACCAAGGCCTCCCCGGAGGCGGAGGAGGCGGCGCGCTGCGTGCACTGCCGCGCGCTCTTCCGCCGTCGCGCCGACGGGCGCGGCGGCCGCTGCGCCGAGGCCCCGGACCCGGGTCGCCGGCTGGTGCGCCGTCTCAGCTGCCTGTGGTGCGCCGAGAGCTTGCTCTACCACTGCCTGTCGGATGCCGAGGGCGACTTCTCGGACCCGTGCGCCTGCGAGCCGGGCCACCCGCGCCCCGCCGCGCGCTGGGCCGCGCTGGCCGCACTCTCCCTCGCCGTGCCCTGCCTCTGCTGCTACGCGCCCCTGCGCGCATGCCACTGGGTCGCAGCGCGATGCGGCTGCGCAGGCTGCGGGGGTCGCCACGAGGAGGCGGCGCGGTGA
- the SPRED3 gene encoding sprouty-related, EVH1 domain-containing protein 3 isoform X2, with translation MVRVRAVVMARDDSSGGWLPVGGGGLSQVSVCRVRGARPEGGARQGHYVIHGERLRDQKTTLECTLRPGLVYNKVNPIFHHWSLGDCKFGLTFQSPAEADEFQKSLLAALAALGRGSLTPSSSSSSSSSPSQDTADTPCPLTSHVDSDSSSSHSHQETPPTAAAAPIVTVESASGFGPATPPQRRRSSAQSYPPLLPFTGIPEPSEPLAGTGGLGWGGRGYEDYRRAGPPAPLALSTCVVRFAKTGALRGAALGPPTALPAPLTEAAPPAPPVRPPPGPGPAPAPTKASPEAEEAARCVHCRALFRRRADGRGGRCAEAPDPGRRLVRRLSCLWCAESLLYHCLSDAEGDFSDPCACEPGHPRPAARWAALAALSLAVPCLCCYAPLRACHWVAARCGCAGCGGRHEEAAR, from the exons ATGGTTCGGGTCCGAGCCGTGGTGATGGCCCGAGATGACTCCAGTGGGGGCTGGCTgcctgtggggggcgggggcctcAGCCAGGTGAGCGTATGTCGGGTCCGAGGGGCCAGGCCCGAGGGGGGGGCCCGCCAGGGGCACTACGTCATCCACGGGGAGCGCCTCCGGGACCAGAAA ACCACCTTGGAGTGTACCCTGCGGCCAGGCTTGGTTTACAACAAGGTGAACCCCATCTTCCATCACTGGAGCCTGGGTGACTGCAAGTTTGGGCTGACGTTTCAGAGTCCGGCAGAGGCTGATGAGTTCCAGAAGAGCCTGCTGGCAGCACTGGCTGCACTGGGTCGAG gctcgctcaccccctcctcctcctcctcctcttcctcctccccttcccaggaTACCGCAGACACTCCCTGCCCTCTGACG TCCCACGTGGACAGCGACTCCTCCTCCAGTCACAGCCACCAGGAGACGCCTCCCACCGCAGCGGCGGCCCCCATCGTCACCGTGGAGTCAGCTTCTGGCTTCGGGCCGGCCACGCCCCCCCAGCGCCGCCGCTCGTCAGCTCAG AGCTACCCTCCGCTCCTACCGTTCACGGGGATTCCGGAGCCTTCAGAACCCCTGGCCGGGAcaggggggctgggctggggcggcCGCGGCTATGAGGATTACCGGCGAGCTGGGCCACCCGCACCCCTCGCCCTATCCACCTGCGTCGTGCGCTTCGCCAAGACCGGCGCGTTGAGGGGCGCAGCCCTGGGGCCCCCcacagccctgcccgcccctctCACCGAGGCTGCGCCTCCAGCACCCCCGGTTCGCCCACCCCCGGGCCCCGGCCCGGCCCCTGCACCTACCAAGGCCTCCCCGGAGGCGGAGGAGGCGGCGCGCTGCGTGCACTGCCGCGCGCTCTTCCGCCGTCGCGCCGACGGGCGCGGCGGCCGCTGCGCCGAGGCCCCGGACCCGGGTCGCCGGCTGGTGCGCCGTCTCAGCTGCCTGTGGTGCGCCGAGAGCTTGCTCTACCACTGCCTGTCGGATGCCGAGGGCGACTTCTCGGACCCGTGCGCCTGCGAGCCGGGCCACCCGCGCCCCGCCGCGCGCTGGGCCGCGCTGGCCGCACTCTCCCTCGCCGTGCCCTGCCTCTGCTGCTACGCGCCCCTGCGCGCATGCCACTGGGTCGCAGCGCGATGCGGCTGCGCAGGCTGCGGGGGTCGCCACGAGGAGGCGGCGCGGTGA
- the SPRED3 gene encoding sprouty-related, EVH1 domain-containing protein 3 isoform X4 has translation MEKKVGMGEKRWQEEERSHAGRRYMVRVRAVVMARDDSSGGWLPVGGGGLSQVSVCRVRGARPEGGARQGHYVIHGERLRDQKTTLECTLRPGLVYNKVNPIFHHWSLGDCKFGLTFQSPAEADEFQKSLLAALAALGRGSLTPSSSSSSSSSPSQDTADTPCPLTSYPPLLPFTGIPEPSEPLAGTGGLGWGGRGYEDYRRAGPPAPLALSTCVVRFAKTGALRGAALGPPTALPAPLTEAAPPAPPVRPPPGPGPAPAPTKASPEAEEAARCVHCRALFRRRADGRGGRCAEAPDPGRRLVRRLSCLWCAESLLYHCLSDAEGDFSDPCACEPGHPRPAARWAALAALSLAVPCLCCYAPLRACHWVAARCGCAGCGGRHEEAAR, from the exons ATGGAGAAGAAGGTAGGCATGGGAGAAAAGAGAtggcaagaggaagaaagaagccaTGCTGGAAGAAG gtaCATGGTTCGGGTCCGAGCCGTGGTGATGGCCCGAGATGACTCCAGTGGGGGCTGGCTgcctgtggggggcgggggcctcAGCCAGGTGAGCGTATGTCGGGTCCGAGGGGCCAGGCCCGAGGGGGGGGCCCGCCAGGGGCACTACGTCATCCACGGGGAGCGCCTCCGGGACCAGAAA ACCACCTTGGAGTGTACCCTGCGGCCAGGCTTGGTTTACAACAAGGTGAACCCCATCTTCCATCACTGGAGCCTGGGTGACTGCAAGTTTGGGCTGACGTTTCAGAGTCCGGCAGAGGCTGATGAGTTCCAGAAGAGCCTGCTGGCAGCACTGGCTGCACTGGGTCGAG gctcgctcaccccctcctcctcctcctcctcttcctcctccccttcccaggaTACCGCAGACACTCCCTGCCCTCTGACG AGCTACCCTCCGCTCCTACCGTTCACGGGGATTCCGGAGCCTTCAGAACCCCTGGCCGGGAcaggggggctgggctggggcggcCGCGGCTATGAGGATTACCGGCGAGCTGGGCCACCCGCACCCCTCGCCCTATCCACCTGCGTCGTGCGCTTCGCCAAGACCGGCGCGTTGAGGGGCGCAGCCCTGGGGCCCCCcacagccctgcccgcccctctCACCGAGGCTGCGCCTCCAGCACCCCCGGTTCGCCCACCCCCGGGCCCCGGCCCGGCCCCTGCACCTACCAAGGCCTCCCCGGAGGCGGAGGAGGCGGCGCGCTGCGTGCACTGCCGCGCGCTCTTCCGCCGTCGCGCCGACGGGCGCGGCGGCCGCTGCGCCGAGGCCCCGGACCCGGGTCGCCGGCTGGTGCGCCGTCTCAGCTGCCTGTGGTGCGCCGAGAGCTTGCTCTACCACTGCCTGTCGGATGCCGAGGGCGACTTCTCGGACCCGTGCGCCTGCGAGCCGGGCCACCCGCGCCCCGCCGCGCGCTGGGCCGCGCTGGCCGCACTCTCCCTCGCCGTGCCCTGCCTCTGCTGCTACGCGCCCCTGCGCGCATGCCACTGGGTCGCAGCGCGATGCGGCTGCGCAGGCTGCGGGGGTCGCCACGAGGAGGCGGCGCGGTGA